One window from the genome of Palaemon carinicauda isolate YSFRI2023 chromosome 24, ASM3689809v2, whole genome shotgun sequence encodes:
- the LOC137618511 gene encoding uncharacterized protein, whose product MEEQTCTGSETPTDITSMEEQICTGTKTPTDITSMEEQTCTGTKTPTDITSMEEQTFTGSKTPTDSTSMEEQICTGSETPTDITSMEEQTCIGSKTPTDSTSMEEQTCTGTKTPTDITSMEEQTCKGTKTPTDIISMEEQTCTGSKTPTDSTSMEEQTCAGSKTPTDITSVEETDMNRV is encoded by the coding sequence ATGGAAGAACAGACATGTACAGGGTCTGAAACACCTACAGACATTACCTCAATGGAAGAACAGATATGTACAGGAACTAAAACACCGACAGACATTACCTCAATGGAAGAACAGACATGTACAGGGACTAAAACACCGACAGACATTACCTCAATGGAAGAACAGACATTTACAGGGTCTAAAACACCTACAGACAGTACCTCAATGGAAGAACAGATATGTACAGGGTCTGAAACACCGACAGACATTACCTCAATGGAAGAACAGACATGTATAGGGTCTAAAACACCTACAGACAGTACCTCAATGGAAGAACAGACATGTACAGGAACTAAAACACCGACAGACATTACCTCAATGGAAGAACAGACATGTAAAGGAACTAAAACACCGACAGACATTATCTCAATGGAAGAACAGACATGTACAGGGTCTAAAACACCTACAGACAGTACCTCAATGGAAGAACAGACATGTGCAGGCTCTAAAACACCGACAGACATTACGTCAGTGGAAGAAACAGACATGAACAGGGTCTAA